The Agromyces sp. LHK192 genome includes a window with the following:
- a CDS encoding beta-N-acetylhexosaminidase, with protein MSALPGSAAPVDGARADRAPLALDGEPRFAWRGVMLDVARRFRPLPDLYRFVDLVAAHGLNVLQLHLTDDQGWRFEVPRYPRLTEVGARRSGTQVGHGPASTVDDVPHEGWYSQEDLRELVRYAGERGIRVVPEVDVPGHATAILAAYPEFGVGGADAVRERIGEPWKRFGVSDELLNVEDATVAFVCDVLDDVCDVFDSDVVGFGGDEVRKDRWRDDPRTQELMAERGIADEGELQAWFLGRVADHLAAQGRRVVGWDEMLEGGARGIPADAVVASWRGPVGAELGARTGHDVVLCPDLWTYLDYRQSDAATEPIPVGTVLSIEDVATFDPVPADAPAWYADRIVGVQANVWCEHLDTRDRLDYAVFPRLGAFAEVAWNGGPLDWADFATRLPGYLAWLGERGADFRPLDGPRPDQQRPGVPGVPRSREERLAELARLTASLAE; from the coding sequence GTGAGCGCCTTGCCCGGAAGCGCCGCGCCGGTGGACGGCGCTCGCGCCGACCGTGCGCCGCTCGCGCTCGACGGCGAGCCGCGGTTCGCCTGGCGCGGGGTCATGCTCGACGTCGCCCGCCGGTTCCGGCCGCTGCCCGACCTGTACCGGTTCGTCGACCTCGTCGCCGCGCACGGACTCAACGTGCTGCAGCTGCACCTCACCGACGACCAGGGCTGGCGCTTCGAGGTGCCGAGGTACCCGCGCCTGACCGAAGTGGGCGCGCGGCGATCGGGCACGCAGGTCGGCCACGGCCCGGCGTCGACGGTCGACGACGTGCCGCACGAGGGATGGTATTCGCAGGAAGACCTCCGCGAGCTGGTGCGGTACGCGGGGGAGCGGGGCATCCGGGTGGTGCCCGAGGTCGACGTTCCGGGGCACGCGACGGCGATCCTGGCGGCGTACCCCGAGTTCGGCGTGGGCGGCGCCGATGCCGTGCGCGAGCGCATCGGCGAGCCGTGGAAGCGGTTCGGCGTCTCCGACGAGTTGCTCAACGTCGAGGACGCGACCGTCGCGTTCGTCTGCGACGTGCTCGACGACGTGTGCGACGTGTTCGACTCGGACGTCGTCGGGTTCGGCGGTGACGAGGTGCGCAAGGACCGCTGGCGCGACGACCCGCGCACGCAGGAGCTCATGGCCGAGCGCGGCATCGCCGACGAGGGCGAACTGCAGGCCTGGTTCCTGGGCCGTGTGGCCGACCACCTCGCCGCCCAGGGGCGACGCGTCGTCGGCTGGGACGAGATGCTCGAGGGCGGCGCCCGAGGCATTCCCGCCGACGCCGTCGTCGCGTCGTGGCGCGGGCCGGTGGGCGCGGAGCTCGGCGCCCGCACCGGACACGACGTCGTCTTGTGCCCCGACCTGTGGACCTACCTCGACTACCGGCAGTCGGATGCCGCGACCGAGCCGATCCCGGTCGGCACGGTGCTCTCGATCGAGGACGTCGCGACGTTCGATCCGGTGCCTGCGGATGCCCCGGCCTGGTACGCCGACCGAATCGTCGGCGTGCAGGCGAACGTGTGGTGCGAGCACCTCGACACCCGCGACCGCCTCGACTACGCGGTGTTCCCGCGCCTCGGCGCATTCGCCGAGGTCGCCTGGAACGGCGGTCCGCTCGACTGGGCCGACTTCGCGACGCGGCTGCCCGGCTACCTCGCGTGGCTCGGCGAGCGCGGCGCCGACTTCCGCCCGCTCGACGGCCCGCGGCCCGACCAGCAGCGCCCCGGCGTGCCCGGCGTCCCGCGCAGCCGCGAGGAGCGTCTCGCCGAACTCGCCCGGCTCACGGCGTCGCTCGCGGAGTAG
- the rlmC gene encoding 23S rRNA (uracil(747)-C(5))-methyltransferase RlmC, producing MDCAYFDAGRCRSCSLMGQPYADQLAGKQAHAEALLAPFAVDSWLTPVASAEASYRNKAKMVVGGTVDAPTIGILDADGHGIDLQACGICSPGHRAAFPAIARFITLARIRPYDVATRTGELKHLIVTESPDGELMIRFVLRSTEPVARIRKHLPSLLAELPSARVVTVNLLPEHKAVVEGADEIVLTEQQTLPMRLNDVTMHLRPQSFFQTNSEIAAALYAVARDWIRDLAPDSAWDLYSGVGGFALHLATAADASGTGPAPVAGGPQVTGIETSVEAVASAELSRSDAALERVRFAAGDATAFALGAEASAVPDLVVVNPPRRGIGPELAAWLEASEVSNVLYSSCNAASLAKDLAAMPSLRPVRARVFDMFPQTTHFEVMVLLERRVPVVE from the coding sequence GTGGACTGCGCCTACTTCGACGCGGGGCGATGCCGGTCGTGCTCGCTCATGGGGCAGCCGTACGCCGATCAGCTCGCGGGCAAGCAGGCGCACGCCGAGGCGCTGCTCGCCCCGTTCGCCGTCGACTCGTGGCTCACGCCGGTCGCGAGCGCCGAGGCGTCGTACCGCAACAAGGCGAAGATGGTCGTCGGCGGCACCGTCGACGCGCCGACGATCGGCATCCTCGATGCCGACGGGCACGGCATCGACCTGCAGGCGTGCGGCATCTGCTCGCCGGGGCACCGGGCCGCGTTCCCCGCGATCGCCCGGTTCATCACGCTCGCCCGCATCCGCCCCTACGACGTCGCGACGCGCACCGGCGAGCTGAAGCACCTGATCGTCACCGAGTCGCCCGACGGCGAGCTGATGATCCGCTTCGTGCTGCGGTCGACCGAGCCCGTCGCCCGCATCCGCAAGCACCTGCCGTCGCTGCTGGCCGAACTGCCGAGCGCGCGGGTCGTCACGGTCAACCTGCTGCCCGAGCACAAGGCCGTCGTCGAGGGCGCCGACGAGATCGTGCTCACCGAGCAGCAGACCCTGCCGATGCGCCTGAACGACGTCACGATGCACCTGCGCCCGCAGAGCTTCTTCCAGACCAACTCCGAGATCGCCGCAGCGCTGTACGCAGTGGCGCGGGACTGGATCCGCGACCTCGCCCCCGATTCCGCCTGGGACCTCTACTCGGGCGTCGGCGGGTTCGCGCTGCACCTCGCGACGGCGGCGGATGCCTCGGGCACGGGGCCTGCACCCGTCGCGGGCGGCCCGCAGGTCACCGGCATCGAGACGAGCGTCGAGGCGGTCGCGAGCGCCGAGCTCAGCCGATCGGATGCCGCGCTCGAGCGCGTGCGATTCGCCGCGGGCGACGCGACCGCGTTCGCGCTGGGCGCGGAAGCATCCGCCGTGCCCGATCTCGTGGTCGTGAACCCGCCGCGCCGCGGCATCGGGCCGGAGCTCGCAGCCTGGCTCGAGGCATCCGAGGTGTCGAACGTGCTCTACTCGAGCTGCAACGCGGCCTCGCTCGCGAAGGACCTCGCGGCGATGCCGTCGCTGCGCCCGGTGCGGGCGCGCGTGTTCGACATGTTCCCCCAGACGACCCACTTCGAGGTCATGGTGCTGCTGGAGCGACGTGTTCCAGTGGTCGAGTAG
- a CDS encoding DUF402 domain-containing protein, which translates to MPPVPDGRPSAPGTPVRVRYTKWDGSPHWAYDGIWLGRDEHGEWVGYPRGTRYSRPGRDFEASWSSVGLFPDAGWTPGFNFDGYRTPIYVDVSSTPTWSRDADGGYTVTMHDLDLDVVLRSVGEPYIDDEDEFAEHRAKYGYPDEVVARVEADADAVLAAMQRFEAPFDGATAERWRHRLEELAAG; encoded by the coding sequence ATGCCCCCCGTTCCAGATGGGCGCCCGAGCGCGCCCGGCACCCCGGTGCGCGTCCGCTACACGAAGTGGGACGGCTCGCCGCACTGGGCGTACGACGGCATCTGGCTCGGCCGCGACGAGCACGGCGAATGGGTCGGGTACCCGCGCGGCACGCGGTACAGCCGCCCCGGCCGGGACTTCGAGGCATCCTGGTCGTCGGTGGGCCTGTTCCCCGACGCGGGCTGGACACCGGGCTTCAATTTCGACGGCTACCGCACGCCGATCTACGTCGACGTGTCGTCGACGCCGACCTGGTCTCGCGACGCCGATGGCGGGTACACCGTGACCATGCACGATCTCGACCTGGACGTCGTGCTGCGGTCCGTCGGCGAGCCGTACATCGACGACGAGGACGAGTTCGCCGAGCACCGGGCGAAGTACGGGTACCCGGACGAGGTCGTCGCCCGCGTCGAGGCCGACGCCGACGCCGTGCTCGCCGCGATGCAGCGGTTCGAGGCGCCGTTCGACGGCGCGACGGCCGAGCGATGGCGGCATCGGCTCGAGGAGCTGGCGGCGGGGTAG
- a CDS encoding response regulator, whose translation MRILVADDDAQLQRALRITLAARGYEVLTAHDGAEAIDVAANGHPDLVLLDLGMPNVDGLDVIRAVRAWSKVPIVVLSGRTDSAEKVEALDAGADDYVTKPFAMDELLARIRARARAAGTDASGDTDASTHRIGDLVVDLAAKTVRRDGDARGAASVRLTPTEWRLLELFLRNPGKLLTRQMLLSDVWGPYHANDAGYLRLYVAQLRRKLEPVPGEPRFFLNEPGLGYRFEPDGGTAAPV comes from the coding sequence ATGAGGATCCTGGTCGCCGACGACGATGCGCAGTTGCAGCGCGCCCTGCGCATCACGCTGGCCGCCCGCGGGTACGAGGTGCTCACCGCGCACGACGGCGCCGAGGCGATCGACGTCGCGGCGAACGGCCACCCCGACCTGGTGCTGCTCGACCTCGGCATGCCGAACGTCGACGGCCTCGACGTGATCCGTGCGGTGCGGGCGTGGTCGAAGGTGCCGATCGTCGTGCTGTCGGGCCGAACCGACTCGGCCGAGAAGGTCGAGGCGCTCGACGCGGGCGCCGACGACTACGTCACCAAGCCGTTCGCGATGGACGAGCTGCTCGCTCGCATCCGGGCTCGGGCGCGGGCGGCGGGCACGGATGCCTCGGGCGACACGGATGCCTCCACCCACCGCATCGGCGACCTCGTGGTCGACCTGGCGGCGAAGACCGTGCGACGCGACGGCGACGCGCGCGGTGCGGCATCCGTGCGGCTGACGCCCACCGAGTGGCGGCTGCTGGAGTTGTTCCTGCGCAATCCCGGCAAGCTCCTCACCCGGCAGATGCTGCTCAGCGACGTCTGGGGTCCGTACCACGCGAACGACGCCGGCTACCTGCGCCTGTACGTCGCGCAATTGCGGCGCAAGCTCGAGCCGGTGCCGGGCGAGCCGCGGTTCTTCCTGAATGAGCCGGGCCTCGGCTACCGGTTCGAGCCGGACGGCGGGACTGCGGCACCGGTGTGA
- a CDS encoding ATP-binding protein, with protein sequence MLEEGRRLLAEGRDIVVAFVETHGRAATAAMVDGLEVVPRRREEHRGLGLDELDLDAVLARAPEIALVDELAHTNAPGGRHAKRWQDVQDLLDAGIDVISTVNAQHIESLGDVVLEITGAAQRETIPDAVLRSADQVEVVDLAPQALRDRLAQGLVYPAERIDAALSNYFRLGNLTALRELALLWLADEVDQALKAYRAEHGIDRKWEARERVVVALPGGPEGETLLRRGARIASRSSGGQLMAVHVTTPDGLRARHPEAIDRQRTLVEQLGGTFHQVVGEDVPRALVDFARGSDATQLVIGVSRRSRLQAAFTGPGIGATVIRESGDIDVHIVTHAAAGRGFTLPRIGGALSRTRLLAGFAIALVAGPLVSWLLTIFHTEASITSDVLAYQLLVVVVALVGGIWPALFAAVLSGLTLNFLFIQPLYTLTIAEPRQFLALVFYVLNALLVSYVVDQAARRTRVARRAAAESQLLATIAGSVLRGEDALQAMVTQTREAFGLTGVRLLVDGEPRVADGEPANDDRITEIPIGTRGVLVLHGPDLEASERRLLQVIATRLDAAVEHGGLERAAEEAGELAAADRVRSALLAAVGHDLRRPLTSASASVSALREPDLRLTDDERAELLATASESLDALAALVENLLDTSRVQAGALAVTLAPTDVVDVVLPALDELGLGPGEVELHFADDLRPASADAVLLQRVMVNLLANAVRHSPAGQRVRVAASAFLDRVELRVVDRGPGISADRRDEMFTPFQRLGDTDNDTGLGLGLALSKGFVEGMSGTLEAEDTPGGGLTMVVTLPAAGAKEETR encoded by the coding sequence ATGCTCGAGGAGGGCCGCCGGCTCCTGGCGGAGGGCCGAGACATCGTGGTCGCCTTCGTGGAGACGCACGGGCGGGCGGCGACCGCCGCGATGGTCGACGGCCTCGAGGTCGTGCCGCGTCGCCGCGAGGAGCACCGCGGACTCGGGCTCGACGAGCTCGACCTCGACGCGGTCCTCGCCCGGGCCCCCGAGATCGCCCTGGTCGACGAGCTCGCGCACACCAACGCGCCGGGCGGCCGGCACGCGAAGCGCTGGCAGGACGTGCAGGACCTCCTCGACGCCGGCATCGACGTCATCTCGACGGTGAACGCCCAGCACATCGAGTCGCTCGGAGACGTCGTGCTCGAGATCACCGGTGCCGCGCAACGCGAGACGATCCCCGACGCCGTGCTCCGCAGCGCCGACCAGGTCGAGGTGGTCGACCTGGCGCCGCAGGCGCTGCGCGACCGGCTCGCGCAGGGCCTCGTCTACCCCGCCGAGCGCATCGACGCCGCGCTGTCGAACTACTTCCGGCTCGGCAACCTGACGGCGTTGCGCGAGCTCGCGCTGCTGTGGCTCGCCGACGAGGTCGACCAGGCCCTGAAGGCGTACCGGGCCGAGCACGGGATCGACCGCAAGTGGGAGGCCCGCGAACGCGTCGTGGTCGCCCTGCCCGGTGGGCCCGAAGGCGAGACCCTGCTGCGACGGGGCGCGCGCATCGCGTCGCGGTCGTCGGGCGGGCAGCTCATGGCCGTTCACGTCACGACCCCCGACGGCCTGCGGGCCCGGCATCCCGAGGCGATCGACCGGCAGCGAACGCTCGTCGAGCAGCTCGGCGGCACATTCCACCAGGTGGTCGGCGAGGACGTGCCCCGCGCCCTGGTCGACTTCGCGCGGGGTTCGGATGCCACGCAGCTCGTCATCGGCGTGAGCCGGCGTTCGCGTCTCCAGGCCGCATTCACCGGGCCCGGCATCGGCGCCACCGTGATCCGCGAGTCGGGCGACATCGACGTGCACATCGTCACGCATGCGGCAGCCGGGCGCGGGTTCACGCTCCCCCGCATCGGCGGCGCCCTCAGCCGCACGCGCCTGCTCGCCGGCTTCGCGATCGCGCTCGTCGCCGGCCCGCTGGTGAGCTGGCTGCTGACGATCTTCCATACCGAGGCGTCGATCACCAGCGACGTGCTGGCGTACCAGCTCCTGGTCGTCGTGGTGGCCCTCGTCGGCGGCATCTGGCCGGCCCTGTTCGCGGCCGTGCTGTCGGGGCTCACCCTCAACTTCCTGTTCATCCAGCCGCTGTACACGCTGACCATCGCCGAACCGCGGCAGTTCCTCGCCCTCGTGTTCTACGTGCTCAACGCCCTGCTCGTCAGCTACGTCGTCGACCAGGCAGCCCGCCGCACCCGCGTCGCCAGGCGCGCGGCCGCCGAGTCGCAGCTGCTCGCCACGATCGCCGGCAGCGTGCTTCGCGGCGAGGACGCATTGCAGGCCATGGTCACGCAGACGCGCGAGGCGTTCGGGCTCACCGGGGTGCGCCTGCTCGTCGACGGCGAGCCCCGGGTGGCCGACGGCGAGCCCGCCAACGACGACCGGATCACCGAGATCCCGATCGGCACGCGCGGCGTGCTCGTACTGCACGGGCCCGACCTCGAGGCATCCGAACGCCGTCTGCTCCAGGTCATCGCGACCCGGCTCGATGCGGCGGTCGAACACGGCGGGCTCGAACGCGCGGCGGAGGAGGCCGGCGAGCTCGCCGCTGCCGATCGGGTGCGCTCGGCGCTGCTGGCCGCGGTCGGCCACGACCTGCGCCGCCCGCTCACCTCGGCGTCGGCGTCGGTGAGCGCGCTGCGGGAACCCGACCTGCGCCTCACCGACGACGAGCGGGCCGAGTTGCTCGCGACGGCGTCGGAGAGCCTCGACGCGCTCGCGGCGCTCGTCGAGAACCTGCTCGACACGAGCCGCGTGCAGGCCGGCGCCCTCGCGGTGACGCTCGCACCGACCGACGTCGTCGACGTCGTGCTCCCCGCGCTCGACGAGCTGGGCCTGGGGCCCGGCGAGGTCGAACTGCACTTCGCCGACGACCTGCGTCCGGCGTCGGCCGACGCGGTGCTGCTCCAGCGCGTCATGGTGAACCTCCTCGCGAACGCGGTGCGGCACTCCCCAGCGGGGCAACGGGTGCGCGTCGCGGCCAGCGCGTTCCTCGACCGCGTCGAACTGCGCGTGGTCGACCGCGGCCCGGGCATCAGCGCGGACCGTCGCGACGAGATGTTCACGCCGTTCCAGCGACTCGGCGACACCGACAACGACACCGGCCTCGGGCTCGGGCTGGCCCTGTCGAAGGGATTCGTCGAGGGCATGTCGGGCACGCTCGAAGCCGAGGACACGCCGGGCGGCGGCCTCACGATGGTCGTCACGCTGCCGGCCGCCGGCGCGAAGGAGGAGACGCGATGA
- the kdpC gene encoding K(+)-transporting ATPase subunit C, with amino-acid sequence MSTTTQTARTHWTALRALLVFTVVLGLGYPLAVTVIGQVAMPAQANGSIVRNADGDVVGSSLIGQSFTDADGEPLAEWFQPRPSAAGDGYDGGASSGSNLGPENEDLIAAITERKAQVAEFDGVPEAEVPADAVTASASGLDPHISPAYARLQVDRVAAARDLPADEVASLVEQHTQGRDLGYLGEPTVNVLELNLALTELGR; translated from the coding sequence ATGTCCACCACCACGCAGACCGCGCGCACCCACTGGACCGCACTGCGCGCCCTCCTCGTGTTCACCGTCGTGCTCGGCCTCGGCTACCCGCTCGCGGTCACCGTGATCGGCCAGGTCGCGATGCCGGCCCAGGCGAACGGCTCGATCGTCCGGAACGCCGACGGCGATGTCGTCGGCTCCTCGCTCATCGGCCAGTCGTTCACCGACGCCGACGGCGAACCGCTGGCCGAATGGTTCCAGCCGCGGCCCTCGGCCGCCGGCGACGGCTACGACGGCGGCGCATCGAGCGGCAGCAACCTCGGGCCCGAGAACGAGGACCTCATCGCCGCGATCACCGAGCGCAAGGCGCAGGTCGCCGAGTTCGACGGCGTCCCCGAGGCGGAGGTCCCGGCCGACGCGGTCACCGCATCCGCGTCGGGCCTCGACCCGCACATCAGCCCCGCGTACGCGCGGCTGCAGGTCGATCGCGTCGCCGCGGCACGCGACCTGCCCGCCGACGAGGTCGCGTCCCTCGTCGAACAGCACACGCAGGGCCGGGACCTCGGATACCTCGGCGAGCCGACGGTCAACGTGCTCGAGCTGAACCTCGCGCTCACCGAGCTCGGCCGATGA
- the kdpB gene encoding potassium-transporting ATPase subunit KdpB, which translates to MSTITTRTSSPSDGPGAAGATGSTGPAVSGPGHPGDSGHDHGQPKAPFGVKQVVAALPGALRKLDPREMWRNPVMFIVEIGALLTTAIAIAEPFLGGPSTSGGSDVPASFTWAIAAWLWLTVVFANLAESVAEGRGKAQADTLRKTRTSTVAHRVEQYDAKADPAARTASTTDVASGDLRIGDVVVVAAGDLIPGDGDIVDGIASVDESAITGESAPVVRESGGDRSAVTGGTRVLSDRIVVRITSKPGETFVDRMIALVEGAARQKTPNEVALNILLASLSIVFLVVVLTINPIASYAAAPASIPVLIALLVCLIPTTIGALLSAIGIAGMDRLVQRNVLAMSGRAVEAAGDVTTLLLDKTGTITYGNRRATEFVALSGVAEHEFTRAAALASLADPTPEGSSIVELAATRGIRFDDPASVPAGEPVPFTAQTRMSGIDLAGGLVVRKGAASAVLAWTEETGRIPVNLHDELQRHVDAISSSGGTPLVVAVRTPGADGAEPATRLLGVIHLKDVVKDGLVERFAELRAMGIRTVMITGDNPLTAKAIAAEAGVDDYLAEATPEDKLALIRKAQEDGDLVAMTGDGTNDAPALAQADVGVAMNSGTSAAKEAGNMVDLDSDPTKLIDIVRIGKQLLITRGALTTFSIANDIAKYFAIIPAMFAGVFPGLQALNLMQLHSPASAVLSAIIFNAIIIIVLIPLALRGVRYRAGSASKVLGRNLLVYGLGGIIAPFIGIWLIDLVVRLIPGF; encoded by the coding sequence ATGTCCACCATCACCACACGCACCTCGTCGCCGAGCGACGGCCCGGGCGCCGCGGGCGCCACGGGCTCCACCGGCCCTGCCGTCAGCGGTCCCGGCCACCCGGGTGACTCCGGCCACGACCACGGCCAGCCGAAGGCCCCCTTCGGCGTGAAGCAGGTCGTCGCCGCCCTCCCCGGCGCACTGCGCAAGCTCGACCCCCGCGAAATGTGGCGGAACCCCGTCATGTTCATCGTGGAGATCGGCGCCCTGCTCACCACGGCGATCGCGATCGCCGAACCCTTCCTGGGCGGCCCGTCGACCTCCGGCGGCTCCGACGTCCCCGCGAGCTTCACCTGGGCCATCGCGGCCTGGCTCTGGCTCACAGTCGTCTTCGCGAACCTCGCGGAGTCGGTCGCCGAGGGCCGCGGCAAGGCGCAGGCCGACACCCTGCGCAAGACCCGCACGTCCACGGTCGCGCACCGCGTCGAGCAGTACGACGCGAAGGCCGACCCGGCGGCGCGCACCGCATCGACGACGGATGTCGCGAGCGGCGACCTGCGCATCGGCGACGTGGTCGTCGTGGCGGCGGGCGACCTCATCCCTGGCGACGGCGACATCGTCGACGGCATCGCGTCGGTCGACGAGTCGGCCATCACCGGCGAGTCGGCCCCCGTCGTCCGCGAGTCGGGCGGCGACCGCTCGGCCGTCACCGGCGGCACCCGCGTGCTGAGCGACCGCATCGTCGTCCGCATCACGTCGAAGCCGGGCGAGACGTTCGTCGACCGCATGATCGCGCTCGTCGAGGGCGCCGCCCGGCAGAAGACGCCGAACGAGGTGGCGCTGAACATCCTGCTGGCAAGCCTGTCGATCGTGTTCCTGGTCGTCGTGCTGACGATCAACCCGATCGCGTCCTACGCGGCGGCGCCGGCGAGCATCCCGGTGCTCATCGCACTGCTCGTCTGCCTGATCCCGACGACGATCGGCGCTCTCCTCTCGGCCATCGGCATCGCCGGCATGGACCGCCTGGTGCAGCGCAACGTGCTCGCCATGTCGGGGCGCGCGGTCGAGGCCGCGGGCGACGTGACCACGCTGCTGCTCGACAAGACCGGCACGATCACCTACGGCAACCGTCGGGCGACCGAGTTCGTCGCGCTCTCGGGCGTCGCCGAGCACGAGTTCACCCGTGCCGCCGCGCTCGCGTCGCTCGCCGACCCGACCCCTGAGGGCAGCTCGATCGTCGAGCTCGCCGCGACCCGCGGCATCCGGTTCGACGACCCGGCCTCCGTGCCCGCCGGCGAGCCGGTGCCGTTCACCGCCCAGACCCGCATGTCGGGCATCGACCTCGCCGGCGGCCTGGTCGTGCGCAAGGGTGCGGCATCCGCCGTCCTCGCCTGGACCGAGGAGACCGGGCGCATCCCCGTGAACCTGCACGACGAACTCCAGCGACACGTCGACGCGATCTCGTCGTCCGGCGGCACCCCGCTCGTCGTCGCCGTGCGCACGCCCGGCGCCGACGGGGCGGAGCCGGCGACGCGCCTGCTCGGCGTCATCCACCTCAAGGACGTCGTCAAGGACGGCCTCGTCGAGCGGTTCGCGGAACTGCGCGCGATGGGCATCCGCACAGTCATGATCACGGGCGACAACCCGCTCACCGCAAAGGCCATCGCCGCCGAGGCCGGCGTCGACGACTACCTCGCCGAGGCGACGCCCGAGGACAAGCTGGCGCTGATCAGGAAGGCGCAGGAGGACGGTGACCTCGTCGCGATGACCGGCGACGGCACCAACGACGCGCCCGCGCTCGCGCAGGCCGACGTCGGCGTCGCGATGAACTCCGGCACGTCGGCCGCGAAGGAGGCCGGCAACATGGTCGACCTCGACAGCGACCCGACGAAGCTCATCGACATCGTGCGCATCGGCAAGCAGTTGCTCATCACGCGCGGCGCCCTGACCACGTTCTCGATCGCCAACGACATCGCGAAGTACTTCGCGATCATCCCGGCGATGTTCGCGGGCGTGTTCCCGGGCCTCCAGGCGCTGAACCTGATGCAGCTGCACTCGCCGGCCTCGGCCGTGCTGTCGGCGATCATCTTCAACGCGATCATCATCATCGTGCTGATCCCGCTCGCCCTCCGCGGCGTCCGCTATCGCGCGGGCAGTGCCTCGAAGGTGCTCGGCCGCAACCTGCTGGTCTACGGGCTCGGCGGCATCATCGCCCCGTTCATCGGCATCTGGCTCATCGACCTCGTCGTGCGCCTCATCCCCGGATTCTGA